The region CGGAGGTCACGTTGCGCTGGGATACGCCGGGCGACCTGCCTTTCCCGATGCCCGTCGATGTTGACGTAGACGGCACAACGAGACGCGTCAGCATGGAGATGGGTTCTGCCCAGATACCATTGACGGAACTTGACACCGAGCCCGCGGTCGATCCACTCAATTGGATTCTGAAGGACGAGGGTTGATGCCGATGTGAATCTGGTGTTTCGCCGCTGAGCGATTGGCGGAGAAAAAAAGAAGCGGTTGCGTGGATGTCTCGAAGAACAATTTCGGTCACTGATCCGATTCAGGATTACATACTGGATATGTCGCTTCGCGAGCATCCCGCCCTCTTGCAGCTTCGTGAGGCCACCGCAAGACTGGATGAGGCGAACATGCAGATCTCACCCGAGCAGGGTCAGTTCATGTCTCTGCTTGTTCGGCTCCTCGGAGCGAAACGAGCGCTGGAGGTCGGCGTCTTCACGGGCTACAGTGCCCTTGCCGTGGCGCTTTCACTTCCGCAAGACGGGATACTCGTCGCGTGCGATGTGAGCGAAGAGTGGACGTCCATCGGAAAGAAGTACTGGCAGGACGCTGGTGTCGACGGTCGAATTGATCTGCGTCTGGGTCCCGCCATGGAAACGCTGGAGGCACTTGTTGGGTCGGGCGCGGCCGGGACCTTCGATTTCGCGTTCATTGATGCGGACAAGTTGAACTACGATCGCTACTACGAATTGTGTCTGATGCTTGTCCGTGCGGGAGGGCTTGTAGTGATCGACAACGTGTTGTGGGACGGGAAGGTAGCGGATGCGGCTGTTGACGACGAGGAAACGGAGGCGATCCGACGATTGAACAGGAAGATCCACGCGGACGAGCGAGTTGATCACAGCCTGATTCCGGTGGCGGACGGATTGACGCTGGCGCGAAAACGGAATACGGCGATGTAGTCGAGGCCGAACGATTCGTTGCGCGGCCGGTTCGTCGTCCGAGATGTGATGTCCGTCAGGCGTTGAGCATGAAGCTCAATTCCTCATCCGGTCCCAGTTCCGCTGGCTCGGCCGCTCCGTGGAAAACACGCATGGTCCTGTCACCCAGGAGGCGCATTCGCTCGGCCTCGACACGTAGGATGCTCCCTTCACGGAGGCCGACAACTGTCGTATCCGGATTCAGTGTCACGAATTCAAGGAGGCGCTGCTCGCGTGTTTCACCCTGGTGCTTGTCGGGATGGGCATCGAGATAATGCGGGTTTATCTGGAATGGAATCAGATGCAGGGCCGCGAATGAAGGTGGTTCCACGATTGGCATATCGTTCGTGGTTCGAATCGTCGGACATGCCAGGTTTGATCCTGCGCTCCATCCTATGTACGGAACACCGGCGATCACTCTCTCTCTGACGACGGACAGAAGTCCTGTCTCAGTCATCTGCTGCAGAAGTCGAAACGTATTGCCGCCGCCGACTGCGATCGCATCAGCGGACCGAACGAGATCCTCCGGATTATCGACTTCATGTACGGACACAACGGCGTAGCCAATGGGTTCAAAATGGGCGCGAACCTTCGCCGCATATTGATCTTCGCTGATTGTTACGCCCGCGTACGGTACGAACGCGATGCTGTTAACCCCGTCGCCAAGGAAGGCGCGAATCGCGTCCTCCGCATGCTCGAGATAGCCCTGGCCATAGCTGACCGAATTGCTGAGAAGGAGAAGTCTTCTGGACATAGAGTTGACGGCGCGCCGCGCGCTCGTTGCTGTTGTCACCTGAATTGAACACGAAATCTAACGTCCCGCGAAGAAGCAGGCCAGAAATGATGGCTATGGGCTCAATTTGATTGAAATGCGGTAGATTGGGGTGTCTGAACCAGGCTTTTCAACGCGTCAGGGCCCCGTCAGGGCGACAGTACGACCGCTTTTGCCACTTATAACGATATGAGAGCTTTCGTTGCGTCCTGCTTCCTGTCGCTGATCTGCGGGGCGTTTTCTGGTGTTGTGCACGGGCAGACGCCCGGCCGGCAGGCGGGGGACGGGGGCTCGGAGGCACGCCTGGTGCTGAGCGAGGCCGTGGCAGATACTGCGTTTCCGGGAGCCGTGGCGGTGGCCGGTCGAGGAGGGGAGGTCCTGATGACGGTAGCCGCGGGCCGGTACGGGATAGATGATTCGCGGCCTGTGGTAGACTCCACCGTGTACGATCTGGCCAGCGTCACGAAGGTGGTGAGCATGACGACGGCAATCATGCTACTTGTTGCCGACGGCGTGCTTGAGATTGACGGATACGTCGGCAGCTATCTTCCACGGTTCGGCGGTGGGTGGAAGGACTCCGTCACGGTCCGGCATCTTCTGACCCACACTTCGGGGTTGCCTTCCTGGCGTCCGCTTTACCTGGAGGCGACCGACCGTCGGGAGGCGATCGATTCGCTGTACTCGACGCAGCTTGACACCATTCCGGGAGTTCGGTATCGCTATTCTGATCTTGGGGCAATCACATTGGGGCTGGTGGTGGAGAGCATCGTTGGGCGGCCCCTGGATGAGATCATGCTCAAGCGGGTCTGGCGTCGACTCGGAATGACATCCACCGGCTACGTTCCTGATGCTCATCTGCTCGACCATGTTGCCCCGACGGAGTTGGACCCGGTGAGAGGCCGGATCATTCGAGGCGAGGTGCATGATGAGAACTGCTGGCGACTTGGCGGCGTCTCGGGTCACGCCGGTCTGTTCAGCAATGCGCCGGACCTGGCAGTGTTCGCACAATGGATGCTCGATCTATACCACGGCCGCGTGTTGGCGGACCACCCGTTGTACGTGCCGCGCGAGATCGTCGCGGAATTCACAAGAAGGCAGGATGGTCCGGAGGGATCTACCCGAGCATTGGGCTGGGACACGCCATCCGACAGCCTGAGTACCGCGGGGACGCTCATGTCGCGAGTGAGCTTCGGCCACACCGGATTCACGGGTACGAGTATCTGGATTGATCCCGCCAACGATCTTTTTGTTATCCTTCTGACCAATCGCGTGCATCCAACAAGGCGGAGCTACAAGATCGGACGGGTTCGAGGTTTACTCGCCGACGCGATTGTTTCAGAGTTGCTTTCAAGTGAAGACCCGAGATAGATGAGCGGCCTGGACATCCTTGTAATGGGGCTCTACTTCGGCGCTGTGATCGGCATCGGGGTATACTTCACGCGTACACAGAAAGACGCGTCGGATTACTTCCTCGGGCGGCACAGCATCCCGTGGTGGGCGGTGATGTTGTCGATCGTCGCGACAGAGACGTCGGCGCTTACCGTCATTTCCATTCCGGGTCTTGGGGCGCGAACGGATCTCACGTTCTTGCAGCTCCCGTTCGGGTATCTCATTGGGAGAGTTGGTGTTGCGATCTGGCTGCTACCCGGTTATTTCCGGGGAGATCAACAGACGGCGTACGAGCGACTGGAAAACCGCTTCGGCATGAGCACACGCCGGATCGCGTCAGCGCTCTTCATGGTCATCCGGTCGTTGGGCGATAGTGTGCGGGTCTTTGCGACCGCAATCCCCCTGGCCATTGTCACCGGGTGGTCGATTCCGGCGAGCATTGTGATTGTAGCCGTAGTGACGGTGGCGTACACGTGGGCCGGCGGTATCAAGGCGGTGATCTGGGTCGACGTGATGCAGATGGGATTGTACGTTGTTGCCGCGATCGCGACCATTGCTGTTGCGGCCTCGTTGGCCGGCGGTGTGGACCTGGTCATAGAGCGGGCGCTCGATGCCGGCAAGCTGAAGGTGTTCGACTGGAGTCTGTCATTCAGTACCACATATACGTTTGCGGGCGGCATTCTCGGTGGTGCTCTTCTTTCGGCAGCGTCTCACGGGACGGACCATCTGATCGTTCAGCGGCTGTTGTCTACGCGTGCGCTGAAGGATGCGAACAAAGCGCTCATCGGTTCGGGTATTCTTGTCATCGCACAGTTCGCCATCTTCCTCCTGGTCGGGACCTTCCTGTGGGCGGTCGGCGCCGAGGATACCTCCATGTCGGGCGACGAGCTGTTCCCCCGCTTTGTCGTAGACTTCCTCCCGTCGGGTGTGTCGGGTCTCGTCGTCGCGGGTATTCTCGCTGCAGCCATGAGCACAGTCAGTTCGTCGCTCAACTCGCTCGCCTCTGCCACAACCCATGACTTCTACGCTTCGATTCGCGGCAGGAAGGATCCTGAGCATCTGCTCGTTGTGGGTCGTTGGGCGACGGTTGGATGGGCTTTCGTACTTGTTGGCGGCGCCCTGTCCTTCAAGTCATCCGATCAGCCGGTCGTCGAGCTTGCGTTGTCGATTGCCTCGATTACGTACGGCGGGTTGCTGGGCGTATATATCCTCGGGGGTGTAGTCCGCCGGGCGAGACAGTTTGATGCGATTATTGCCATCTCGGTCGCGACCGTGTTCATGGTGGTTGTCGTACTCGTCAAGCCGCCGCCTTTTGCAGAGCTTGCCTGGCCCTGGTACGTGCCTCTGGGCACAGGTGTGACCGTATTCACCGGTGCCGTTTCAGCCTATCTGTTGCATCGGAGACGCGGCGTCGACCCAACCTGATCGTCGGCTTCGCCAGTAGCGGCTGTTGCACTGTCACGAGAAGCGCAACCGGATCTGACCCATCGTGCAGTCTGAGAAGGTGTCTCACGACAGGTCCCATCGCTCATGATCTGAGGCACCGCAGTCCGTTCGCCAACCGAAACGTACCACGGGATGTGTTCCATTCCGCTTAATAATGCCATGTTTTGGGCCGATACTACGAGTGCCGGTAGTCTCTGCATTGCGCGGGCTTCAATGCTGGCACTCGTTTTGATTGGATACTAACAGACTGGGAACAGACTGTACTCTCAAGAGGCGTGACATGTCAAAGGTTATCGGGATTTTCTTTCTGGTGGTGATATTCTCGGCTGATGTGGCCTCGTCACAGAGTCTCTCGTATGTGAACAAGTCGAATCCAGGCTCGACTCAGTTGTCGAATCACCAGCGTTTTGTCGGCACCCAACTCAGGCGTCGCAATCGACAGTTCGGGTTCCAGCGGGGCGCGGCTAATCGTCAACGGATGTCGCAGCTCAGGATGCGCTCAATCCAACGATCGGCTGGAAAAGCCGGAAATCGCACAGGGACGTCTGCCGAAGTCGTTGCGCGGAAGAGACAGCAGATTCGCAATCGTCATCTCACCAGGCGCACCTCTGTCGGGACCAGAACGTCACAGCTGCAGGCGGCAACCAGGGAACGCTCCAGGGCTCGTCGGAAAGCCCAGCAGCGTCCGTCGAAGAGAAGGATCAGCGCCCTGGGCTGGTAGTACGGATTCGGTCGCGTCTCACGTCGTACTGGCCGCCAGTAGCGCGTCAGCGATGGACGTGATTTCGTCGCGGAAGGCAAGACGATCGCGCCACTCCGAGGGTATGGCATTCACTCCCCAGTACGCTCCGGCCAGCTGACCGTAAATGGCGCCGGTGGTGTCGGCATCGTCACCCAGATTGACGGCCATCAGGCATCCGTCTCGGAAATCGCGGGCTCGCACGAACGCCCACAACGCCGCCTCCAGCGAACGAACAACGAATCCCGTGCCGACAATTTCAGGGGGATTCCGTCGCTTGAACGATCCCATGGCCACCTCGTACACATCTGCATCCAGTTCGCCCGGTGCCCACGGTCCGTTGAAAGGTCTGTGGCCAGGTGCGAGCAAGTCGTCGCGTGTCGCGCCCCCGACAGCCCCGACCAGCAAACCCGCGAAATATCGGCAGGCATCTATCGCCGCCGGAGCACCGTGCGTGGTGCGTGAGCAGACTGCGGCAGATTCGATTGCACGCGCGGGTTCAGCATAGTGGAACAGCGCCGCCGGGGCGAGCCTCATCAGTGAGCCGTTGCCTGCAGAGAACTCGTCCGTCGAACCGCTGAAAGGATTCCGCGACATCTTGTAGCGGGCCAGTGCCGAGGCAACGGTCGCACCGATGTCAAAACACACGCCCGTGCTGCTGCGGTACCCGTCGTCGCGCCACCGAACGTATCGGCGCATCTGGTCGTCCGGATCAACGCCCCCGCACGCTAAAAGACTGTCTGCCAGGCACAGGGCCATAGAGGTGTCGTCTGTCCACTGTCCTGGCTCGAGATTGAAAGGCCCTCCGCCCACCATATCGTCGATCGGATCGAACGTGCCGGGGGATTTGAACTCGAGAGTCGTCCCTACTGCATCGCCGGTCGCGAGGCCCAGCAGGCAGCCCCGGAAGCGATCTGCGAGTGATGGGGACGATGGATTCCCTATCTCACCCATGATCTGACGAATGCCTCCTGAAGATCGTTTTCTGGTGAACGCGGATGTCGAGCACTCTTCTCGACCTTCGTCCACCAGTCCGCCAGCTGTGCAAGAGACGCATCCGCCGTTTGCCCATGGTGAGTCAGGAAGGTGGCCACCACCGTTCCTGTTCTCCCGATCCCGCCCCAACAATGCACATAGACAGTGTGGCCGTCCAACAACGCGTCGTCAATTGTTGCGAGAATGCGCCGCATGAACGCAGGCTCCGGCACATTGCTGTCGATGATGGGCAATCTGTGGTACGCGACTTCTTTGCCTCGTTCTGCCGCGAGTTCGTTGAGCATCGCTCTATATGGCTGAAGACCGTACTCGCCCGGCTCCGTTAGGTCGAGGAACAAGGACACGCCACGCTCGAGATATCCGGCCAGCTTTTTTCTGGAACGCTTGTCGTCCGCGTCGCGGGGGTATTCCCCGGCCATGAATTGCCCGGGTATGACCCAGTATGTGTTATGGTTTGGCAGGGGTATCATGAATCTCGATCATCGATAGCATCGCCCACGTCCCGAGACGCGGCGGATGGTTATTCCGTCATCTCGGGCGGGCACGAACTGTGCGGCACACTTCAGCGTGAATCTTACGCGGGCGTAATGTATATAGTTAAGTTACATACCTGCACAATAATCGCTTAATACGAATGCGAAAGGAAGACGCGTCCCGGTCGAAATATGACCAGGTTGGTCAGTCGCACGAGCAGCCGCTCACAAAGAAGCTCTACAGACGCGAACTCCGTCGGCTACAGCTGGAGCTGGACAAGCTGCAGCACTGGGTTCATCACCGCGGCCTGAGGGTGGTCATTATTTTTGAGGGTCGTGATGCGGCGGGTAAGGGTGGAACCATCAAACGGCTTACGGCGGCCCTGAATCCGAGGATTGTACGCGTCGTGGCGCTGCCCAAGCCCACCGAGCGCGAAATGACCCAGTGGTATTTCCAACGCTACATGCCGCATTTGCCGGCGGCCGGCGAGATCGTGATCTTCGATCGCAGCTGGTACAACCGAGCGGGTGTGGAGAGGGTAATGGGCTTCTGCACAGAACCGGAGTATCTGGAGTTTCTGAGATCGTGTCCGGACCTCGAGCGAATGCTTGTTCGGTCTGGCATCAAGTTGCTCAAGTACTGGTTCTCCGTGTCGGCGGAGGAGCAGGAGCGCCGGTTCAGGGCACGGATCGAGGATCGGACCAAGCGGTGGAAGCTCAGCGACATCGACCTTTCCTCGCGGGAACGGTGGTACGACTACTCGCAGGCGAAGGACCAGATGTTCCTGTACACCGACACGATGGAGGCTCCCTGGTTTGTTGTAAACGCCGATCACAAGAAAAAGGCGCGTCTCAACTGCATCAGGCACTTTCTTTCGCAGATTCCCTACCAGGAACTCGAGCAGGAGGAGATCGAATTACCGGCCAGGCAGCAAGATACCGGGTATCAACGCCCAAGTCAGGATCTCCAGAAATTCGTTCCGGAGATCTTCTGAGTCGGTACGGTCGTGAAGGGCTTGTCGAGCCCCCAGGGGCGATTGGCACAACGGGCAGATGCATTTCTCGTGCCTTCGCTAAACACAGACTCGGTCTGTGCCGATCCTAGATGCGAGCACGGGCGTGTCGCGCCA is a window of Rhodothermales bacterium DNA encoding:
- a CDS encoding SAM-dependent methyltransferase, yielding MSRRTISVTDPIQDYILDMSLREHPALLQLREATARLDEANMQISPEQGQFMSLLVRLLGAKRALEVGVFTGYSALAVALSLPQDGILVACDVSEEWTSIGKKYWQDAGVDGRIDLRLGPAMETLEALVGSGAAGTFDFAFIDADKLNYDRYYELCLMLVRAGGLVVIDNVLWDGKVADAAVDDEETEAIRRLNRKIHADERVDHSLIPVADGLTLARKRNTAM
- the pepE gene encoding dipeptidase PepE → MSRRLLLLSNSVSYGQGYLEHAEDAIRAFLGDGVNSIAFVPYAGVTISEDQYAAKVRAHFEPIGYAVVSVHEVDNPEDLVRSADAIAVGGGNTFRLLQQMTETGLLSVVRERVIAGVPYIGWSAGSNLACPTIRTTNDMPIVEPPSFAALHLIPFQINPHYLDAHPDKHQGETREQRLLEFVTLNPDTTVVGLREGSILRVEAERMRLLGDRTMRVFHGAAEPAELGPDEELSFMLNA
- a CDS encoding serine hydrolase, whose amino-acid sequence is MRAFVASCFLSLICGAFSGVVHGQTPGRQAGDGGSEARLVLSEAVADTAFPGAVAVAGRGGEVLMTVAAGRYGIDDSRPVVDSTVYDLASVTKVVSMTTAIMLLVADGVLEIDGYVGSYLPRFGGGWKDSVTVRHLLTHTSGLPSWRPLYLEATDRREAIDSLYSTQLDTIPGVRYRYSDLGAITLGLVVESIVGRPLDEIMLKRVWRRLGMTSTGYVPDAHLLDHVAPTELDPVRGRIIRGEVHDENCWRLGGVSGHAGLFSNAPDLAVFAQWMLDLYHGRVLADHPLYVPREIVAEFTRRQDGPEGSTRALGWDTPSDSLSTAGTLMSRVSFGHTGFTGTSIWIDPANDLFVILLTNRVHPTRRSYKIGRVRGLLADAIVSELLSSEDPR
- a CDS encoding sodium/solute symporter (Members of the Solute:Sodium Symporter (SSS), TC 2.A.21 as described in tcdb.org, catalyze solute:Na+ symport. Known solutes for members of the family include sugars, amino acids, nucleosides, inositols, vitamins, urea or anions, depending on the system.) encodes the protein MSGLDILVMGLYFGAVIGIGVYFTRTQKDASDYFLGRHSIPWWAVMLSIVATETSALTVISIPGLGARTDLTFLQLPFGYLIGRVGVAIWLLPGYFRGDQQTAYERLENRFGMSTRRIASALFMVIRSLGDSVRVFATAIPLAIVTGWSIPASIVIVAVVTVAYTWAGGIKAVIWVDVMQMGLYVVAAIATIAVAASLAGGVDLVIERALDAGKLKVFDWSLSFSTTYTFAGGILGGALLSAASHGTDHLIVQRLLSTRALKDANKALIGSGILVIAQFAIFLLVGTFLWAVGAEDTSMSGDELFPRFVVDFLPSGVSGLVVAGILAAAMSTVSSSLNSLASATTHDFYASIRGRKDPEHLLVVGRWATVGWAFVLVGGALSFKSSDQPVVELALSIASITYGGLLGVYILGGVVRRARQFDAIIAISVATVFMVVVVLVKPPPFAELAWPWYVPLGTGVTVFTGAVSAYLLHRRRGVDPT
- a CDS encoding ADP-ribosylglycohydrolase family protein — its product is MGEIGNPSSPSLADRFRGCLLGLATGDAVGTTLEFKSPGTFDPIDDMVGGGPFNLEPGQWTDDTSMALCLADSLLACGGVDPDDQMRRYVRWRDDGYRSSTGVCFDIGATVASALARYKMSRNPFSGSTDEFSAGNGSLMRLAPAALFHYAEPARAIESAAVCSRTTHGAPAAIDACRYFAGLLVGAVGGATRDDLLAPGHRPFNGPWAPGELDADVYEVAMGSFKRRNPPEIVGTGFVVRSLEAALWAFVRARDFRDGCLMAVNLGDDADTTGAIYGQLAGAYWGVNAIPSEWRDRLAFRDEITSIADALLAASTT
- the ppk2 gene encoding polyphosphate kinase 2; this translates as MRKEDASRSKYDQVGQSHEQPLTKKLYRRELRRLQLELDKLQHWVHHRGLRVVIIFEGRDAAGKGGTIKRLTAALNPRIVRVVALPKPTEREMTQWYFQRYMPHLPAAGEIVIFDRSWYNRAGVERVMGFCTEPEYLEFLRSCPDLERMLVRSGIKLLKYWFSVSAEEQERRFRARIEDRTKRWKLSDIDLSSRERWYDYSQAKDQMFLYTDTMEAPWFVVNADHKKKARLNCIRHFLSQIPYQELEQEEIELPARQQDTGYQRPSQDLQKFVPEIF